The Streptomyces sp. Je 1-332 genome has a window encoding:
- a CDS encoding serine/threonine-protein kinase: MDMAMMRLRREDPRVVGSFRLHRRLGAGGMGVVYLGSDRRGQRVALKVIRPDLAEDEEFRSRFAREVSAARRIRGGCTARLVAADLDADRPWFATQYVPGPSLHDKVAAEGPLSAADVAVVGSALAEGLVAVHEAGVVHRDLKPSNILLSPKGPRIIDFGIAWATGASTLTHVGTAVGSPGFLAPEQVRGAAVTPATDVFALGATLAYAGMADSPFGHGSSEVMLYRVVHEEAQLGGVPDALAPLIRACLAKDPEERPSTLQLSLRLKEIAAREAQGLTDPRPPAPRQDQDRPTGRMAEEYADQRTQRRQPQGTPPPRPGASRPGSSRTGSSRTGSARTGPSHTGSSRSGSSRGGSSSARSGARPAQSRNTTRSGGMRRPANPRLLRQRLFVFVVVTLLVALGIAAAQGCQGPARGLGGSGVHDVRDVRDVRDVRDVRDVQQSQRLATGPGPQS, translated from the coding sequence ATGGACATGGCGATGATGCGGCTCCGGCGCGAGGACCCGCGTGTCGTCGGCTCGTTCAGACTGCACAGGCGGCTGGGCGCCGGCGGCATGGGGGTCGTCTACCTGGGGTCGGACCGGCGGGGGCAGCGCGTCGCCCTCAAGGTGATCCGGCCCGATCTGGCGGAGGACGAGGAGTTCCGGTCGCGCTTCGCGCGCGAGGTCTCCGCGGCGCGGCGCATCCGCGGCGGCTGCACCGCGCGGCTCGTGGCCGCCGATCTCGACGCCGACCGGCCGTGGTTCGCCACGCAGTACGTGCCCGGGCCCTCCCTGCACGACAAGGTCGCCGCCGAGGGGCCGCTCTCCGCGGCCGACGTGGCGGTGGTCGGTTCGGCGCTCGCCGAAGGCCTCGTAGCCGTCCATGAAGCCGGTGTCGTGCACCGGGATCTGAAGCCGTCGAACATCCTGCTGTCCCCGAAGGGGCCGCGGATCATCGACTTCGGCATCGCCTGGGCCACCGGAGCCTCGACCCTGACCCATGTGGGCACCGCCGTCGGATCGCCCGGGTTCCTCGCGCCCGAGCAGGTGCGCGGGGCCGCGGTCACACCCGCCACGGACGTGTTCGCCCTCGGCGCCACCCTCGCGTACGCGGGGATGGCGGACTCGCCCTTCGGGCACGGCAGTTCAGAGGTCATGCTCTACCGCGTCGTCCACGAGGAGGCGCAGCTCGGCGGTGTCCCGGACGCGCTCGCGCCGCTGATCAGGGCCTGCCTCGCCAAGGACCCGGAGGAACGTCCCAGCACGCTCCAACTGTCGCTCAGGCTCAAGGAGATCGCGGCCCGCGAGGCACAGGGCCTGACGGACCCGCGGCCGCCGGCGCCCCGGCAGGACCAGGACCGCCCGACGGGGCGGATGGCCGAGGAGTACGCGGACCAGCGCACCCAGCGGCGTCAGCCGCAGGGCACTCCCCCGCCGCGGCCCGGTGCGTCACGGCCGGGCTCCTCGCGGACCGGTTCCTCGCGCACCGGTTCTGCGCGCACCGGGCCCTCCCACACGGGTTCCTCACGGTCCGGTTCCTCGCGGGGCGGGTCCAGTTCCGCGCGGTCGGGTGCACGTCCCGCGCAGTCCCGGAACACCACGCGCTCCGGTGGCATGCGTCGGCCCGCCAATCCGCGGCTGCTGCGCCAGCGGCTCTTCGTGTTCGTGGTCGTGACGCTGCTCGTGGCCCTGGGGATCGCGGCGGCCCAGGGCTGCCAGGGGCCCGCGCGCGGGCTCGGCGGCAGCGGCGTGCACGATGTGCGCGATGTGCGCGATGTGCGCGATGTGCGCGATGTGCGCGACGTACAGCAGAGCCAGCGGCTGGCCACGGGGCCGGGCCCTCAGAGCTGA